Proteins from a genomic interval of bacterium:
- the kdpA gene encoding potassium-transporting ATPase subunit KdpA: MTTIGVLRILLVLAVVFALVRPLGAYMARVYMNERTMFDPILRPLERLFYRWSGVDPDEDMSWQTYSIAILLFTFAGMLLLYAFQRLQAVLPFNPMKMPAVSPDLSLNTAVSFATNTNWQNYGGETTLGYFVQMAGLTVKNFVSAAAGLAVMVALFRGLTRRPAPQSAPGGAGGSARAIGNFWVDLVRSSLYILLPLSVVLALLLASQGVVATLSPYKTATLLEPVSYDEPVTDANGKPVLDAQGHQKTKPVMVTEQVIAVGPAASQIAIKQLGTNGGGFFNTNSSHPFENPTPFSGFLELISILLLPAAVCYTFGKMVGDTRQGWAILAAMTLMFLPLLVVTEWAEQAGNPLIAHLGVDQRAGPEQPGGNMEGKEVRFGIADSALWATSTTATSNGSVDSMHDSYTPLGGAVPLIMMHLGEVVYGGIGVGLYDMLIVVILAGFVAGLMVGRTPEYLGKKIEAFEMKMAAVVVLVMPTIVLIGTALAVATPAGRAGASNPGPHGYSEILYAFTSMGNNNGSAFAGINSNTPFYNDVGAVVLWLGRFWEIVPVLAIAGSMAAKKIVPVSPGTLPTHTGQFVVWLAAVTVIIGALSFLPALALGPIVEHFLLQAGTVFK; encoded by the coding sequence ATCGGCGTGCTGCGCATTCTCCTCGTGCTCGCTGTGGTCTTCGCGCTGGTCCGGCCGCTCGGCGCCTACATGGCCCGCGTCTACATGAACGAACGGACCATGTTCGACCCGATCCTCCGTCCGCTGGAGCGGCTCTTCTACCGGTGGTCGGGCGTGGACCCCGACGAGGACATGTCGTGGCAGACGTATTCGATCGCGATCCTGCTGTTTACGTTCGCCGGCATGCTGCTCCTCTACGCGTTTCAGCGGCTGCAGGCCGTCCTGCCGTTCAATCCCATGAAGATGCCCGCCGTCTCCCCGGATCTCTCGCTCAATACCGCGGTCTCGTTCGCCACCAACACGAACTGGCAGAACTACGGCGGCGAGACGACCCTGGGGTACTTCGTGCAGATGGCGGGCCTCACGGTCAAGAACTTCGTCTCGGCCGCGGCCGGGCTCGCGGTGATGGTCGCCCTCTTCCGCGGCCTGACGCGCCGGCCTGCCCCCCAGTCCGCGCCGGGGGGCGCCGGGGGGTCGGCGCGGGCGATCGGAAACTTCTGGGTCGATCTCGTCCGGAGCAGCCTGTACATCCTGCTGCCGCTGTCGGTGGTGCTGGCGCTGCTGCTGGCGTCCCAGGGCGTCGTCGCGACCCTTTCGCCCTACAAGACCGCGACGCTCCTCGAGCCGGTGTCGTACGACGAGCCGGTCACCGACGCGAACGGGAAGCCGGTGCTCGACGCGCAGGGCCACCAGAAGACCAAGCCGGTGATGGTGACCGAGCAGGTGATCGCGGTCGGGCCGGCAGCGTCCCAGATCGCCATCAAGCAGCTCGGCACCAACGGCGGCGGCTTCTTCAACACGAACTCCTCGCACCCGTTCGAGAATCCAACCCCGTTTTCGGGCTTTCTCGAGTTGATCTCAATCCTGCTGTTGCCGGCCGCCGTCTGCTACACGTTCGGCAAGATGGTCGGCGACACGCGGCAGGGCTGGGCGATCCTCGCGGCGATGACGCTGATGTTCCTGCCGCTGCTCGTAGTAACCGAGTGGGCCGAGCAGGCCGGCAACCCGCTGATCGCGCATCTCGGGGTCGACCAACGGGCCGGCCCCGAGCAGCCCGGCGGCAACATGGAAGGCAAGGAGGTCCGGTTCGGGATCGCCGACTCCGCGCTGTGGGCGACCTCGACCACGGCCACCTCGAACGGCTCGGTCGACTCGATGCACGACTCGTACACGCCGCTCGGCGGCGCAGTACCGCTGATCATGATGCATCTCGGCGAGGTCGTGTACGGCGGCATCGGCGTCGGCCTGTACGACATGCTGATCGTCGTGATCCTCGCCGGGTTCGTCGCGGGGCTGATGGTGGGGCGCACGCCGGAGTATCTCGGCAAGAAGATCGAAGCCTTCGAGATGAAGATGGCGGCGGTCGTCGTGCTCGTCATGCCGACGATCGTGCTGATCGGCACGGCGCTCGCGGTGGCCACGCCCGCCGGCCGGGCCGGCGCCTCCAACCCAGGGCCGCACGGGTACAGCGAGATTCTCTACGCCTTCACCTCGATGGGCAACAACAACGGCAGCGCGTTCGCCGGCATCAACAGCAACACCCCGTTCTACAACGACGTGGGCGCCGTCGTGCTGTGGCTGGGGCGGTTTTGGGAGATCGTGCCGGTACTGGCGATCGCGGGCTCGATGGCCGCGAAGAAGATCGTGCCGGTCAGTCCCGGGACGCTGCCCACCCATACCGGTCAGTTCGTTGTTTGGCTTGCCGCCGTCACCGTGATCATCGGCGCCCTGAGCTTCCTGCCGGCGCTCGCGCTGGGGCCGATCGTCGAGCACTTCCTGCTCCAGGCCGGCACGGTGTTCAAGTGA
- the kdpB gene encoding potassium-transporting ATPase subunit KdpB, whose translation MLWRTAIRDSFLRLDPRQQVRNPVMFVVEVTGILTTILFFQALFGRGEAPAPFIGSVSAWLWFTVVFANFAEALAEGRGKAQAEALRRARRDTPAKRLKRPERGAPYETVSSTTLRKGDVVLVETGDIIPGDGEVIQGIASVDESAVTGESAPVIRESGGDRSAVTGSTRVLSDWLLVRITANPGEGFIDRMIALIEGARRQKTPNEIALNILLAGFTILFLVVCATLLPYSIYSVGAAGRGTPVTITVLVALLVCLIPTTIGGLLSAIGIAGMDRMIRRNVIALSGRAVEAAGDVDVLLLDKTGTITLGNRQAVEFIPVDHANAEDLAETAQLASLADETPEGRSCVVLAKDQYGLRGRTVGTGPDAPQGARFVPFTAQTRMSGVDMDGLVVRKGAPDAIVEHVRSLGGGVPPDLNTVVERIARSGGTPLAVSRNDKILGVIHLKDIVKGGIKERFIQLRRMGIRTVMITGDNPLTAAAIAAEAGVDDFLARAKPEDKLRLIREQQAGGRLVAMTGDGTNDAPALAQADVAVAMNTGTQPAREAANMIDLDSNPTKLIEVVEIGKQLLMTRGALTTFSIANDVAKYFAIIPAAFASTYPALGALNFMRLATPQSAISSAVIFNALIIIALIPLALRGVQYRPAGAARILRDNLLVYGLGGVIAPFIGIKLIDMILGVLGLR comes from the coding sequence ATGTTGTGGCGCACCGCGATTCGGGACTCCTTCCTGCGGCTCGACCCCCGGCAGCAGGTCCGCAATCCGGTGATGTTCGTCGTCGAGGTCACGGGCATCCTGACGACGATCCTGTTCTTCCAGGCCCTCTTCGGCCGGGGCGAGGCGCCGGCGCCGTTCATCGGCAGCGTGTCCGCCTGGCTGTGGTTCACCGTGGTGTTCGCGAACTTTGCCGAGGCGCTGGCCGAGGGCCGCGGCAAGGCGCAGGCGGAGGCCCTTCGGCGGGCCCGCCGCGATACGCCGGCCAAACGGCTCAAGCGGCCGGAGCGCGGGGCGCCCTACGAGACGGTCTCCTCCACGACGCTCCGCAAAGGGGACGTGGTGCTCGTCGAGACCGGCGACATCATCCCGGGCGACGGCGAGGTCATCCAGGGCATCGCGTCCGTGGACGAGAGCGCGGTGACAGGGGAGAGCGCGCCGGTGATCCGCGAGTCCGGCGGGGACCGGAGCGCCGTCACGGGGAGCACGCGGGTGTTGTCCGACTGGCTCCTCGTGCGCATCACGGCGAACCCCGGCGAGGGTTTTATCGACCGGATGATCGCCCTCATCGAAGGGGCGCGGCGCCAAAAGACGCCCAATGAAATCGCCCTCAACATCCTCCTGGCGGGGTTTACCATCCTGTTCCTCGTCGTCTGCGCCACCCTGCTGCCGTACTCGATCTACAGCGTCGGCGCGGCCGGCCGCGGCACGCCGGTGACGATCACCGTGCTGGTGGCGCTCCTCGTCTGTCTCATTCCGACGACGATCGGCGGCCTCCTGAGCGCGATCGGCATCGCCGGGATGGACCGCATGATCAGGCGGAACGTCATCGCCCTGTCCGGACGCGCGGTCGAGGCGGCGGGCGACGTCGATGTGCTCCTGCTCGACAAGACCGGCACGATCACGCTCGGCAACCGGCAGGCCGTCGAGTTCATTCCGGTCGATCACGCGAACGCGGAGGACCTCGCCGAAACCGCGCAACTCGCCTCGCTCGCCGACGAGACCCCCGAAGGCCGGAGCTGCGTGGTGCTGGCGAAGGACCAGTACGGCCTGCGCGGCCGCACGGTCGGCACCGGCCCGGACGCGCCGCAGGGCGCGCGGTTCGTGCCGTTTACGGCGCAGACGCGGATGAGCGGCGTCGACATGGACGGCCTGGTGGTCCGGAAGGGCGCGCCCGATGCGATCGTCGAGCACGTGCGATCGCTGGGCGGCGGCGTGCCCCCGGATCTCAACACGGTCGTGGAACGGATCGCGCGGTCCGGCGGCACGCCGCTTGCCGTCTCGCGCAACGACAAGATCCTCGGAGTCATCCATCTCAAGGACATCGTCAAAGGCGGCATCAAGGAGCGATTCATCCAGCTGCGGCGGATGGGTATCCGGACCGTGATGATCACCGGCGACAACCCGCTGACCGCGGCCGCGATCGCCGCCGAGGCCGGCGTCGACGATTTCCTCGCCCGGGCGAAGCCGGAGGACAAGCTCCGCCTGATCCGCGAGCAGCAGGCGGGCGGCCGGCTCGTCGCCATGACGGGCGACGGCACCAACGACGCACCCGCCCTGGCCCAGGCCGACGTGGCGGTGGCCATGAACACCGGCACCCAGCCCGCCCGCGAGGCCGCGAACATGATCGACCTCGACAGCAACCCCACCAAACTCATCGAGGTCGTCGAAATTGGCAAGCAGCTGCTGATGACGCGCGGGGCGCTCACCACGTTCAGCATCGCCAACGACGTCGCCAAATACTTCGCGATCATTCCCGCCGCCTTCGCCTCGACGTATCCGGCGCTCGGGGCGCTCAACTTCATGCGCCTCGCCACCCCGCAAAGCGCCATCTCGTCCGCGGTGATCTTCAACGCGCTCATCATCATCGCGCTGATTCCGCTGGCGCTGCGCGGCGTGCAGTACCGGCCGGCGGGCGCGGCCCGGATCCTGCGCGACAACCTCCTGGTCTACGGGCTAGGCGGGGTCATCGCCCCGTTTATCGGGATCAAGCTGATCGACATGATCCTCGGCGTGCTGGGCCTGCGGTAG